A region from the Deltaproteobacteria bacterium genome encodes:
- a CDS encoding ParA family protein yields the protein MDKIIAIVNQKGGVGKTTTAVNLGASLALAGKKVLLIDLDPQANATSGLGFNKRDYEFNIYHAFIGREKLKDIILETEIKSLHLIPSHIALIGVEIELVDMQNKESVLKKLIADIKKKYDYILIDCPPSLGILTINALVAANSVIVPVQCEYYAMEGLAHLLNTVHLVRKLYNSSLWVRGLLLTMHDKRNNLSRQVVAEVKKHFSNEVFKTLIPRNVRLSEAPSYGRPVVTYSRSSSGSRGYLSLAKEVIENDG from the coding sequence ATGGATAAGATAATAGCAATTGTTAACCAGAAGGGTGGGGTAGGCAAAACTACCACTGCTGTGAATTTAGGTGCATCGTTGGCTTTAGCAGGGAAAAAGGTGTTGTTAATTGACCTGGACCCTCAGGCAAATGCCACCTCGGGATTAGGTTTTAATAAAAGAGACTATGAATTTAATATTTACCATGCTTTTATAGGGAGAGAAAAACTAAAAGATATAATATTGGAAACAGAAATAAAGAGTTTACATCTCATTCCTTCGCATATTGCCCTCATCGGGGTGGAAATTGAATTGGTTGATATGCAGAACAAAGAAAGTGTGCTAAAGAAGCTAATTGCAGATATTAAGAAGAAATACGATTACATATTAATAGATTGTCCACCATCATTAGGCATCTTGACAATAAACGCATTGGTAGCCGCAAATTCCGTTATTGTGCCTGTTCAATGTGAATATTACGCAATGGAAGGCTTGGCACATCTTTTAAATACTGTTCATTTAGTGAGAAAGTTATATAATTCTTCTCTCTGGGTAAGGGGCCTTTTATTAACTATGCATGATAAAAGAAATAATCTTTCGAGACAGGTTGTGGCGGAAGTAAAAAAACACTTTTCTAATGAAGTCTTTAAAACCCTTATTCCCCGCAATGTGCGGCTGAGCGAAGCACCCAGTTACGGCAGACCTGTTGTTACCTACAGCAGGAGTTCATCGGGTTCCCGCGGTTATTTATCGTTGGCTAAAGAGGTAATAGAAAATGACGGTTAA
- a CDS encoding ParB/RepB/Spo0J family partition protein, with protein MTVKKKALGRGLDALLPDFNEKDVRQINVKSIKPNPFQPRGTIDDSKLKELAQSIKEKGLIQPVVVRRKKNYYELVVGERRWKATILAGLSEIPAIVKNLSDTESVEIAIIENVQRKNLSPIEEAMAYKRLIKNFGYTQEKVAKKIGKNRTTIANILRILDLPQEIINMVHEGKITPGHARALLTFKNDKKKIYWANEIKRKKLTVREIENLKDRDEKKAISQSISNKIKLPVSIRGTLEKGKLEIRFNSKKELKRLLSLFDF; from the coding sequence ATGACGGTTAAAAAAAAAGCTTTAGGTAGGGGATTAGATGCTTTACTTCCTGATTTCAATGAAAAGGATGTAAGACAAATAAATGTGAAATCGATTAAACCCAATCCCTTTCAACCCCGAGGAACTATAGATGACTCCAAGTTGAAGGAATTAGCACAATCCATAAAAGAAAAAGGATTGATTCAGCCTGTTGTAGTGAGACGAAAGAAAAATTATTATGAATTGGTGGTGGGTGAAAGACGATGGAAAGCGACAATTTTGGCAGGCCTGTCCGAAATTCCCGCTATTGTAAAAAATCTTAGTGATACAGAGTCTGTCGAAATAGCTATTATAGAAAATGTCCAGAGAAAAAACCTATCACCAATAGAGGAAGCTATGGCCTACAAAAGGTTGATTAAAAATTTTGGATATACTCAAGAAAAGGTAGCAAAGAAAATAGGTAAAAATAGAACGACTATTGCCAACATCTTAAGAATACTTGATTTGCCGCAGGAAATTATAAATATGGTTCATGAAGGTAAAATTACCCCAGGTCATGCTCGAGCCTTGCTTACTTTCAAAAATGATAAAAAGAAAATTTATTGGGCAAATGAAATAAAAAGAAAAAAATTGACGGTAAGAGAAATAGAAAATCTAAAAGATAGGGATGAAAAAAAAGCTATATCTCAATCTATTTCAAATAAAATAAAACTGCCTGTCAGTATAAGAGGAACATTGGAGAAGGGAAAATTGGAGATAAGATTTAATAGCAAGAAGGAATTAAAGAGATTACTTTCTCTTTTTGATTTTTAA
- a CDS encoding ArsB/NhaD family transporter — translation MLKKVFLPILFVFIFSFSAYANTTINVSGVVKNAHGEPVCGACVKLLHDDKQIAEAYSGDNGAYNLTASLDEKPDNLYIQFYKSNYKKVTKNISVYSYDTRKQMYLFHASPILDRTITPAFYISLFALIMVFVLISLELVHRTLAASLGAALVLFISYTLGTFNESYFIISFEEAAKSIDLNVILLLMGMMIIVGVMKKTGVFQWLAYKSFSISKGNVFLLSVIFMFITAILSAFLDNVTTMLLIAPISIEIALVLGISPFSLLIPTVLASNMGGTSTLIGDPPNILIGSYTHLTFNDFLINLFPVILIILVVNVFLMKLYYGKEYKKAKIKNIDELLTKLKKEYKITDRKLLKYCLFVLIFVVFMFIVHGFLNMEPCIAALTGAAVLLVISGVDIVGVIEKEVEWPTLVFFIMLFIVVGAVISTGVIQLIGSWIGNLAGGNLIVAIILIIWVSAIASAVVDNIPFTATMLPVVAYLTSTIPSSRPDILWWALSLGACLGGNGTLIGASANIVTAGFAERSGFPLRFVDFLKVGGPVTVVSLIIATLWLIIGG, via the coding sequence ATGCTCAAAAAGGTATTTTTACCCATACTTTTTGTTTTTATCTTTTCGTTTTCTGCCTATGCAAATACAACAATAAATGTCAGTGGAGTAGTAAAAAATGCGCATGGCGAACCAGTATGCGGAGCATGCGTTAAACTTCTTCATGATGATAAGCAGATAGCAGAAGCATACTCTGGAGATAATGGAGCATATAATCTTACTGCAAGTTTAGATGAAAAACCCGATAATCTTTATATACAATTTTATAAAAGCAATTACAAAAAGGTAACAAAAAATATATCTGTTTATAGCTATGATACACGAAAGCAAATGTATCTCTTCCATGCAAGTCCTATATTAGATAGAACAATTACTCCCGCATTTTATATTTCTCTTTTTGCTCTTATTATGGTTTTTGTGTTGATTTCATTAGAGCTGGTGCATAGAACATTAGCAGCATCCTTAGGTGCTGCTCTGGTTTTATTCATCTCTTATACTCTGGGCACTTTTAATGAAAGTTATTTTATCATTTCATTTGAAGAAGCGGCAAAATCTATAGATTTAAATGTAATACTACTCTTGATGGGAATGATGATCATCGTTGGCGTGATGAAAAAAACAGGTGTTTTCCAATGGCTGGCATATAAATCCTTTTCCATTTCAAAGGGGAATGTATTTTTACTTTCCGTAATTTTCATGTTTATTACTGCCATTTTATCTGCTTTTTTGGATAATGTAACCACTATGCTTCTTATCGCTCCTATTTCTATAGAGATTGCACTGGTTTTGGGTATATCTCCCTTTAGCTTACTTATACCGACGGTCTTAGCCTCAAATATGGGGGGAACATCTACATTGATAGGCGACCCCCCCAATATTTTGATAGGTTCTTATACTCATTTAACATTCAATGATTTTCTCATCAACCTCTTTCCCGTTATACTGATTATTTTAGTTGTCAATGTGTTTTTAATGAAACTTTATTATGGAAAAGAATACAAAAAAGCGAAAATAAAAAATATAGATGAACTTTTAACCAAGTTAAAGAAAGAATATAAGATAACAGACAGAAAACTCCTCAAATATTGTCTCTTTGTTCTGATTTTTGTCGTATTTATGTTTATCGTTCATGGCTTTTTAAATATGGAGCCCTGTATTGCTGCTTTGACAGGCGCGGCTGTGCTTCTCGTGATAAGCGGGGTGGACATTGTAGGTGTAATAGAAAAAGAAGTAGAATGGCCTACGCTTGTTTTTTTTATTATGCTGTTTATTGTGGTAGGAGCTGTGATCTCTACTGGTGTGATTCAACTCATTGGGTCCTGGATAGGGAATCTTGCCGGTGGCAATTTAATTGTAGCTATAATACTAATTATATGGGTTTCTGCCATTGCCTCGGCTGTTGTTGATAATATCCCATTTACAGCGACTATGCTCCCGGTGGTGGCTTATCTGACATCTACTATTCCTTCCTCTCGTCCCGATATTTTATGGTGGGCATTGTCTTTAGGTGCCTGTTTGGGAGGAAATGGGACACTTATTGGGGCAAGTGCAAATATTGTTACTGCTGGATTTGCAGAAAGATCGGGGTTTCCGTTAAGATTTGTAGATTTTCTTAAGGTTGGCGGACCGGTAACAGTGGTGAGTTTGATCATTGCTACTCTGTGGCTGATTATTGGAGGATAA
- a CDS encoding universal stress protein, translating into MQLVCIAKGSPSGERAAKKAAEIAKKDGYNKISLLFIVDVDFLSKSLTGYTKEENRAKEGLVHIGKTIMEKLKKIILDIFPQVNVRKIFREGSTAEIIRCFVKNNTIAKLIIPKEERGPIEKTLVGGDIESFINELSKYTKIIIVV; encoded by the coding sequence ATGCAGTTGGTATGTATTGCAAAGGGCTCTCCATCTGGTGAAAGAGCAGCTAAAAAGGCAGCAGAAATAGCCAAAAAAGATGGATATAATAAGATTTCGCTTTTGTTTATTGTTGATGTAGATTTTCTTTCAAAGAGTTTAACAGGATATACAAAGGAAGAAAATAGAGCAAAAGAAGGACTTGTGCACATTGGAAAAACAATTATGGAAAAGCTGAAGAAAATCATATTGGATATTTTTCCTCAGGTAAATGTAAGGAAGATTTTTAGAGAAGGTTCAACGGCAGAAATTATTAGATGTTTTGTGAAAAACAATACGATTGCTAAACTTATCATTCCTAAAGAGGAGAGGGGTCCTATTGAAAAAACATTAGTAGGTGGAGACATTGAATCATTTATCAACGAATTATCCAAGTATACGAAGATTATTATTGTGGTATAA
- a CDS encoding ATP synthase F0 subunit B gives MKLLLFVALMLFPIYAYGGEETLSAHMMWRVINFVIFVAFLYYVLKKPAGAFFKNRREKIWKEMDDAEKSYQEAIKMLKEAEEKLSRVDMEIEKIISLNRTIGIKEAENISEKAKEMIEIIKRSKSLEKEMIEKNARREIITSIVDQAIEKAKKHLAEATDLSLHRKINAKSLAALGDEVR, from the coding sequence ATGAAATTGTTATTGTTTGTTGCTCTTATGCTGTTTCCTATCTATGCTTATGGTGGCGAAGAAACACTCTCTGCACATATGATGTGGAGGGTTATTAATTTTGTTATCTTCGTTGCGTTTCTGTATTATGTGTTAAAAAAACCGGCAGGTGCTTTCTTTAAGAATAGAAGAGAAAAAATATGGAAAGAGATGGATGATGCAGAAAAATCCTATCAAGAAGCTATAAAAATGCTCAAAGAGGCAGAGGAAAAACTATCTCGAGTGGACATGGAAATAGAAAAAATTATAAGTTTGAACCGTACTATAGGAATAAAAGAAGCGGAAAACATATCAGAAAAAGCCAAAGAGATGATAGAGATAATCAAGCGCAGTAAAAGTTTAGAAAAAGAAATGATAGAGAAAAATGCGCGGAGAGAAATTATAACAAGCATTGTGGATCAAGCAATCGAAAAGGCAAAAAAGCATTTAGCAGAAGCAACAGATTTATCTCTTCACAGGAAAATAAATGCAAAATCTCTTGCTGCTTTAGGAGATGAGGTAAGATGA
- the atpH gene encoding ATP synthase F1 subunit delta has protein sequence MRGTEKIARRYAKSLMKLCEDYRYNYDDAGNSIENLLETLKANGELMSVLKSPIVTKEKKIDIFSKVFQVLEMSEGLQKFVKYLIVNRRGNILENIYFSFSEMVDEKLGRAKAKVKSVVSLSIREEEEIKQFLEKALGKTVEIEGDIDKDIIGGLWIQVGDVIFDGSVRGFLFHLKKKLINMEM, from the coding sequence ATGAGGGGGACAGAAAAAATTGCACGACGCTATGCGAAATCTTTAATGAAATTATGTGAGGATTATAGATACAATTATGATGATGCAGGGAATAGTATAGAAAATTTGTTAGAAACATTGAAAGCTAACGGAGAATTGATGTCTGTGTTGAAATCTCCAATAGTTACAAAGGAAAAAAAGATAGATATTTTTTCTAAGGTATTTCAAGTATTGGAAATGTCCGAAGGGTTACAAAAATTTGTAAAGTATTTGATAGTCAATCGTAGGGGAAATATATTAGAAAATATATATTTTTCTTTTTCTGAAATGGTTGACGAAAAGCTTGGTAGAGCAAAAGCTAAGGTAAAATCAGTTGTTTCTCTTTCTATTAGAGAAGAAGAGGAAATTAAACAATTTTTGGAAAAAGCATTGGGTAAAACAGTAGAGATAGAAGGTGATATTGATAAAGATATAATTGGTGGACTATGGATTCAGGTAGGGGATGTTATTTTCGATGGAAGTGTAAGAGGGTTTCTTTTCCATTTAAAGAAAAAACTTATTAATATGGAGATGTAA
- a CDS encoding F0F1 ATP synthase subunit alpha, with amino-acid sequence MQIKASEISDVIRKEIEGTDYKVDVQETGVVLSVGDGVARVYGLNNVMASEMVEFSNGVYGLAMNLEEDNIGVIIMGADTGIKEGDIAKRTKRIIEVPVGEETVGRVVNALGQPIDGKGAINAKHSRRIEVKAPSIVWRDPVSEPLQTGIKAIDTMIPIGRGQRELIIGDRQVGKTAISIDAIINQRDTDVYCIYVAIGQKRSSVARVCKVLEEHGAMEYTTVVAATASDPAALQYIAPYTGATMGEYFRDSGRHALIVYDDLTKHAQAYRQMALLLRRPPGREAYPGDVFYLHSRLLERAAKMSSTKGGGSLTALPIIETQAGDVSAYIPTNVISITDGQIYLETDLFYAGIRPALNVGISVSRVGGAAQIKAMKSVAGTLRLFLAQYREMAAFAQFGSELDKVTQQQLHRGVRLTEILKQPQYKPLPVGKQVLIIYAGVNGYLDVYPVDKCRRYEEELYKFVDARYPEVLKEIEEKKVMNDALKEKTNKALEEFKEIFKAEE; translated from the coding sequence ATGCAGATTAAAGCAAGCGAGATAAGTGATGTCATTAGAAAAGAGATAGAAGGAACAGATTATAAAGTTGATGTTCAAGAAACAGGTGTTGTGCTTTCCGTAGGGGATGGTGTTGCGCGTGTATATGGTTTAAACAATGTGATGGCAAGTGAAATGGTGGAATTTTCCAATGGTGTGTATGGTCTGGCTATGAACTTAGAAGAGGATAATATAGGCGTTATCATAATGGGTGCGGATACAGGTATAAAGGAAGGAGATATTGCAAAAAGGACAAAACGGATCATTGAGGTGCCTGTAGGCGAAGAAACGGTAGGTAGGGTAGTAAATGCGTTAGGTCAACCCATAGATGGTAAAGGAGCCATCAATGCAAAGCACAGCAGGAGAATAGAAGTTAAAGCTCCCTCTATTGTGTGGAGAGACCCTGTATCTGAACCACTGCAAACCGGTATAAAGGCAATAGATACAATGATACCTATTGGAAGGGGACAAAGAGAACTTATCATTGGAGATAGACAGGTGGGAAAAACCGCTATTTCTATTGATGCCATTATAAATCAACGGGATACAGATGTTTACTGTATATATGTTGCTATAGGGCAAAAGAGATCTTCTGTGGCAAGAGTCTGTAAAGTATTGGAGGAACATGGAGCAATGGAATACACGACCGTTGTTGCTGCTACAGCATCAGATCCGGCAGCACTTCAGTATATTGCACCGTATACGGGGGCAACAATGGGAGAATATTTTAGGGATTCTGGCAGGCATGCATTGATTGTGTATGATGATTTGACAAAACATGCACAGGCATATCGTCAAATGGCCTTGCTTTTAAGAAGGCCGCCGGGCAGAGAAGCTTATCCCGGCGATGTTTTTTATCTCCATTCTCGTTTGCTGGAGAGAGCAGCAAAGATGAGTAGCACGAAGGGTGGAGGTTCACTTACCGCTTTACCGATTATTGAAACGCAAGCAGGTGATGTTTCTGCTTATATTCCTACCAATGTTATATCTATCACCGATGGTCAAATATATCTCGAGACAGATCTTTTTTATGCAGGTATAAGGCCAGCACTTAATGTAGGTATTTCCGTATCCAGGGTAGGAGGAGCGGCTCAAATCAAGGCTATGAAGAGCGTTGCCGGTACATTAAGGTTGTTCCTTGCTCAATATAGAGAGATGGCAGCGTTTGCCCAGTTTGGCAGTGAGTTGGACAAGGTAACACAACAGCAATTGCATAGAGGGGTTCGGCTAACAGAAATACTGAAACAGCCTCAGTACAAGCCATTGCCAGTAGGGAAACAAGTACTCATCATATATGCCGGTGTAAATGGTTATCTGGATGTTTATCCGGTGGATAAATGTAGAAGATACGAGGAAGAATTGTATAAGTTTGTCGATGCCCGTTACCCGGAAGTATTAAAAGAAATAGAAGAGAAAAAAGTAATGAATGATGCGTTGAAGGAAAAGACAAATAAGGCATTGGAAGAATTTAAGGAAATTTTCAAAGCTGAAGAGTAA
- the atpG gene encoding ATP synthase F1 subunit gamma: MATTRDIKRKIGSIVKTQQITRAMKMVAAAKLRRIQESTLHLRFYSTKIEELMTGLLKGASLASHPLFRYGDVKNVELIIITADRGLCGSFNHNVLKKAEDMIKNFDKEGKTVSLTVIGRHGYNYLKFRGYSFRKTYMNILSKEAKFTDAMEIMDDVMNIFLEEKLDEVHLIYNRFVNTLVQKVTVKQVFPLSVEKTEREVVAQHIFEPSMEEVLESLLPRYVYILLYSAMLESLASEHAARMTAMDNATKNADDMVRMLTLSFNNARQIAITRELIEITTSVEAMKY, encoded by the coding sequence ATGGCCACTACAAGAGATATTAAAAGAAAAATTGGCAGTATAGTAAAAACGCAGCAGATTACAAGAGCGATGAAAATGGTGGCTGCTGCCAAGTTAAGAAGAATTCAGGAATCAACTCTTCATCTGAGGTTTTACTCAACAAAAATTGAGGAGTTGATGACTGGCTTATTAAAAGGAGCATCTTTGGCTTCCCATCCTCTTTTTCGTTATGGAGATGTTAAAAATGTTGAACTTATCATTATCACTGCAGACAGAGGATTATGTGGTTCTTTTAACCATAATGTGCTTAAAAAAGCAGAGGACATGATAAAGAATTTTGATAAAGAGGGAAAGACTGTTTCTCTTACCGTTATTGGTCGTCATGGTTATAATTATTTGAAATTTAGAGGATATAGTTTCCGTAAAACATATATGAATATTCTAAGTAAAGAAGCAAAATTTACAGATGCAATGGAAATAATGGATGATGTGATGAATATATTCTTAGAAGAGAAATTAGATGAGGTTCATTTAATATACAATAGGTTTGTTAATACCTTGGTCCAAAAAGTGACGGTTAAACAAGTGTTTCCGCTGAGTGTGGAAAAAACAGAAAGAGAAGTAGTAGCACAACACATCTTTGAACCATCTATGGAAGAAGTATTGGAGTCTTTGCTTCCTCGCTATGTATATATTTTATTGTATAGTGCAATGCTGGAATCCCTGGCTAGTGAACATGCAGCGCGAATGACTGCAATGGACAATGCAACTAAAAATGCAGATGATATGGTTAGAATGCTTACCTTGTCATTTAATAATGCGCGGCAAATAGCTATTACCAGGGAGTTAATAGAAATTACCACGAGCGTTGAAGCTATGAAATATTAA